In Desulfonatronum thiodismutans, the genomic window GTGGCCGTAACGGGGGCGACTCGAAATCGCCTTGTCCCTTAACCGGGGCACGTGGGTTCGAATCCCACCCTCTCCGCCAAGTTATTGAAAAAGCAGGTGTTTCCTTTGCAGAGGGAACACCTGCTTTTTTTTGTGCGTGGAGGCTGAGTGCATCCGAAATAAGGCAGGAAGAGGGGGAAGGAACGAGAATTCAATCCCAGGTCATGGTGGTCTCATCAAAGTTTACCAGCCTCGATAGTTGCGTTTGTTTGGCTGTAACAAAGTAGCTCAGGGGCCAGGGAAGATTGTTAGTGACTTTTTGTCCCGGGGGTGATATGCGCTTGTGAAAAAAAAAGCATGATTTTTGAATCAGAAGATATGCAAGGTAGCTACTCAGCAGAGCCGGAAAGAGACCTGAATCGTGGTAACACGCCAATCCTCCGCTGGCATGAATTCACTCTGCAACGGTCTTTTTTCAGCAGTCATTCTGGTGAAAGACTGACCCCAGGAGTTTGCAATGGCGTTGAACAGGCCGCTCTTTATGAGCAATTCAAGCATCGTATTGGATCAATGCGGCTCGGTGGCACCTCTGTCAGTGATGAAATTGCATTTCAAAATCTGGATTTTTGAAGAGTAGGTTGTATGGGGCTGCTTAAGGTTGATGAATTCAAGCCGGGCATGGTTTTAGCCGCGGATTTGAAATCATCGCAAGGAAGAATGCTCCTGCCTCAGGGGATTCACCTCACGGAGCAGCATATCAAAACTTGCAAGATATGGGGGGTTGTCGAGGGTGATATCTTGGGGGAGGGCAACCAGGACGCCGAGACGCCGCCCTCGGTCCTGAATCCCGAGGATTTGGAAAAAGCCCGTTGCACGGCCAAAATGAAATTTTGTCTGACTGATGTGCGCCATCCAATGGTGCGCGAAGCGGTCAAGCTGTTCATCCTGCGCAAGGCTCAAGCCTTGGCCCTCAATTCAGGTGATGATTCCGACGCGCTGAGTTTGTCTGATACCAGCCTCTCTGAGCAGGCATTGTTGGGCCGTGAGAAGGTGGAGGACATTGCCCAACAGGAACTCGAACTGGCCTCGCACCCCGACATTTTACGCCACATTTTGCAGGCTTCCAGCGATCCCCTGGCTTCCGCGGCCTACGTCGCGGAAGTGGTCGGCAAGGACGTGGCCCTCTCGGCCAAGCTCCTCAAGGTCGTGAACACCCCATTCTACGGATTTCCACAAAAAGTCGACACCATTTCCCGAGCCATCGTGCTTTTAGGGCAGGATAAAGTCGCGGGCCTGGCAATGGGTATCTCCGTGATCAATATGTTTCAGGGGGTGCAAGGCAAACTGCTGGATATGGCCGGTTTTTGGAAGCATTCCGTGGCTTGCGGCATTATGGGTATGGTTTTGGCCGCGCACTGCAACGAGCAGGACAAGGAGCATTTTTTCGTCGCCGGCCTGCTCCACGATGTCGGACGATTGATCATGCTCAAAAATCGCGTGCAGGCGGTTCAGTCCGTATTAGCCGAATCCCGTCGGCTGAACGTGGCTTTGCACGATCTGGAAAATGCGCGCTGGGGCTTTGATCATGCAAGGCTGGCCGAGTTGGTTTTGGGGAAATGGCAGTTGCCGGAAAACTTGCTCCTGGCCGTGAGATACCATCATGCTCCCGGTATTTGCGGATATGCCCGAGATGCAGTCATGATCCATGTTGCTGATTTTTTAACCCATTCTTTGTCTCTGGGCAATAGCGGCTCAACCCTGGTTCCGCCCCTGGACCGCCACGCTTGGGAGAGTTTGGGGCTGTCCAAGAACGTGCTTCCGGTGCTGGCTCGCCAAGTCGATGCCCAGGTTGGACACACCATGCGGATATTTTTCGGGTAAACGACAATGGCTCTCCCTTTGGATTTCTCTGATTCGCGCATTCGTCGAGTGTCGTACCTGGAAGAGGTCAACAGGGCGTCACTCCAGGCGCTTCAACTGGTGTTGGAAATGGGCAGACAAGGTACCAGTCTGAATCGCATCGATGATCCGCGGACGATTCTTGAGGAGTTTCACGACAAGACCCATCAGTTGATCCCGTGGAAAGCCGCCGCATTCTACCTGATGGATGAGCAGAGCGCGGTTCTGGATATGGCCCTGTGCAGGCCGTTGGAATCCGCGCCGCATCTCAGTGCGGTTTTTGACCGTCTTTTTGAGGATCGGACCCTGTCCCTGGCTTTGCATGATGCCAGCCACACGTTCGTCGAGGTTGACGGGTGCGAGGTGCTGATGCATGCCTTGAACACGATTACCCGGTGCCGGGGTTTTTTTTTGGGCATTCCCACGGATTCTCGGAAATCAATCCCGGACACGTCCCTGGCTATTCTTTCAATCATGATGCAGTCCGCTGCCCAAACCTTGGAAAGTTATGAGCTGTATCGGCTGATTCGCCGGGTCAATTCTGCTCTGGAAGAAAAGGTCGAACGCCTGGAAGTGGAAATGGCCGACCGTATGCGGGCCGAGGCGGAGCGGGAAAAATTGCAAGGCCAGTTGCTCCAGGCCCAGAAGATGGAGGCCTTGGGCATCCTGGCCGGAGGCGTGGCCCATGATTTCAATAATTTGTTGCAGATCATGGGCGGAAAAATTCAGCTTCTCCTCCATGCCAATCCGGGCAGATATATTGCAAACAAACATCTGCGCACGGTGAGTAAATCCATTGATCGCGCGGCGGCTCTGGTTCGGCAATTGTTGGTCTTTGGTCGCAAAACCGAGCCCCAGATGCAGCACATTGATCTCGGGTATGAGCTGGAGGAAATTGCCGGAATGCTTGAGG contains:
- a CDS encoding HDOD domain-containing protein; translation: MGLLKVDEFKPGMVLAADLKSSQGRMLLPQGIHLTEQHIKTCKIWGVVEGDILGEGNQDAETPPSVLNPEDLEKARCTAKMKFCLTDVRHPMVREAVKLFILRKAQALALNSGDDSDALSLSDTSLSEQALLGREKVEDIAQQELELASHPDILRHILQASSDPLASAAYVAEVVGKDVALSAKLLKVVNTPFYGFPQKVDTISRAIVLLGQDKVAGLAMGISVINMFQGVQGKLLDMAGFWKHSVACGIMGMVLAAHCNEQDKEHFFVAGLLHDVGRLIMLKNRVQAVQSVLAESRRLNVALHDLENARWGFDHARLAELVLGKWQLPENLLLAVRYHHAPGICGYARDAVMIHVADFLTHSLSLGNSGSTLVPPLDRHAWESLGLSKNVLPVLARQVDAQVGHTMRIFFG
- a CDS encoding response regulator encodes the protein MALPLDFSDSRIRRVSYLEEVNRASLQALQLVLEMGRQGTSLNRIDDPRTILEEFHDKTHQLIPWKAAAFYLMDEQSAVLDMALCRPLESAPHLSAVFDRLFEDRTLSLALHDASHTFVEVDGCEVLMHALNTITRCRGFFLGIPTDSRKSIPDTSLAILSIMMQSAAQTLESYELYRLIRRVNSALEEKVERLEVEMADRMRAEAEREKLQGQLLQAQKMEALGILAGGVAHDFNNLLQIMGGKIQLLLHANPGRYIANKHLRTVSKSIDRAAALVRQLLVFGRKTEPQMQHIDLGYELEEIAGMLEGTIPASIHVELGVQCQTWPISADPLQIEQILLNLTKNAVDAMPSGGRLAIATQNVILGEEFVRSHMGAKPGRHVLLTVTDTGVGMESEVLRQVFDPFFTTKEVGKGTGLGLASVYGIVKAHGGYIQCTSRSGRGTIFSVYLPVAEQEGEAKCDKPPKAVSKSGSKTILVVDDEPDIRELTQEALESFGYAVQCAASGEQALDMYQRNGKAIDLVLLDLSMPGMGGCGCLQELLRLDPSAKVLIISGNAAKCQSNDLLLSGAKGFLGKPYQLRVLAAKVREVLG